The Microcaecilia unicolor chromosome 6, aMicUni1.1, whole genome shotgun sequence genome includes a window with the following:
- the IER5 gene encoding immediate early response gene 5 protein, translated as MEFKLEAHRIVSISLGKIYNSRVQRGGIKLHKNLLVSLVLRSARQVYLSEGPDLELQPCPPGPHAYPEGAHPCPPGPNAYPEGPQPCPPGPHAYPGDPDLPPCPPETPLPWPETTATEPCPDPAPCPISEPREEDQRGRTDGVGALPHCEEPENVAELRCHCCRAQGEEAEEEEKEQHQSSPRPDCCRRRRKRSAEPLQRLALKRARWEEPPSPPAPGDQEVPEPEDMDTGNVASLISIFGSSFSGLLSRKETVGDERLETVGERQPQDTERDSSSPGGGQQQSRCERVLSPGLSPWGTAIEAF; from the coding sequence ATGGAGTTTAAACTGGAGGCGCACCGCATCGTCAGCATCTCACTGGGCAAAATCTACAACTCAAGAGTGCAGCGCGGCGGAATCAAACTACACAAGAACCTGTTGGTGTCCCTGGTGCTGCGCAGTGCTCGCCAGGTCTATCTGAGCGAGGGGCCCGACCTCGAATTGCAGCCCTGCCCTCCGGGACCTCATGCTTACCCCGAAGGAGCTCATCCCTGCCCACCGGGACCCAACGCATATCCTGAAGGACCTCAGCCCTGCCCTCCGGGACCTCATGCTTACCCCGGGGACCCCGATCTGCCGCCCTGTCCCCCGGAGACCCCGCTGCCTTGGCCAGAAACTACGGCTACTGAGCCCTGTCCGGATCCCGCACCCTGTCCTATCTcagagcccagggaggaggatcAGAGAGGCAGGACGGATGGAGTGGGCGCCCTGCCACACTGCGAAGAACCGGAAAATGTGGCCGAGCTGCGCTGCCATTGCTGCCGGGCGCAGGGAGAGGAGGCggaggaggaagaaaaggagCAACATCAAAGCTCGCCTCGCCCCGACTGCTGCCGCCGCCGACGCAAGAGGAGCGCCGAACCCTTGCAACGCCTGGCGCTAAAGAGAGCCCGCTGGGAGGAGCCACCTTCTCCACCAGCGCCGGGCGACCAGGAGGTGCCCGAACCTGAGGACATGGACACAGGCAACGTGGCCAGCCTGATCAGCATCTTCGGCTCCAGCTTCTCGGGACTGCTGAGCAGGAAGGAAACGGTCGGGGATGAGCGGCTAGAGACTGTCGGGGAGCGGCAGCCTCAGGACACGGAGAGGGACTCGAGCTCGCCCGGCGGCGGACAGCAGCAGAGCCGCTGCGAGCGGGTACTAAGCCCCGGACTGAGCCCTTGGGGCACGGCCATCGAGGCCTTCTGA